The Kluyveromyces lactis strain NRRL Y-1140 chromosome D complete sequence genome has a window encoding:
- the ATG14 gene encoding Atg14p (some similarities with uniprot|P38270 Saccharomyces cerevisiae YBR128C ATG14 Subunit of an autophagy-specific phosphatidylinositol 3-kinase complex (with Vps34p Vps15p and Vps30p) required for organization of a pre-autophagosomal structure ATG14 transcription is activated by Gln3p during nitrogen starvation), which yields MIHCGICGSPKIPNVEFLCAHCINGSPSILLRDKLKLLLLRQEVEQLKHDVGEQLEAGFAGNGQFGKQLQKLDVYNEKRRLIKLRQRVQLVKNKIDVKRNRYQELERYLKDEDHFDKDKKVFDVEEIVNDEALTMSKLSQVLQRKQTALFKELCQWFRIEKCDEDVNNNNNVSAYTIWGVPMINLKYSNEMDRDKQVISMRYIHQFINFSFNIWLFEGISDVSIENEQNVIQNYSQLIYDTLRLLQVRKLVSESVSIRDILIRYDLDGMIYYLSKSKYLSSLDDASNSYPPTLQNIKQLVASMIPSI from the coding sequence ATGATACATTGTGGGATCTGTGGCAGTCCTAAGATCCCAAATGTCGAATTTTTATGTGCTCATTGTATTAATGGATCCCCATCAATACTTTTAAGGGACAAACTAAAGCTATTGTTGCTCCGCCAAGAAGTTGAACAGCTTAAACATGATGTCGGAGAACAGCTAGAAGCTGGATTTGCCGGTAATGGTCAGTTTGGCAAGCAGTTGCAGAAACTAGATGTGTACAACGAGAAACGCAGATTGATCAAACTGCGACAACGGGTACAATTAGTCAAAAATAAGATAGACGTGAAACGGAACCGGTACCAGGAACTTGAACGGTACTTGAAAGATGAGGATCATTTCGATAAAGACAAAAAAGTGTTTgacgttgaagaaatagTGAATGATGAGGCGTTGACTATGAGTAAGCTCTCTCAAGTCTTGCAAAGAAAGCAAACAGCGTTGTTTAAAGAGCTTTGTCAATGGTTTCGTATCGAAAAATGTGACGAGGATgttaataataataataatgttTCTGCTTATACAATCTGGGGGGTCCCAATGATAAATCTCAAGTATAGCAATGAGATGGACCGTGACAAGCAAGTGATTTCTATGAGGTACATCCaccaattcatcaacttttcCTTCAACATTTGGCTGTTCGAAGGAATATCTGACGTTTCCATTGAAAACGAACAAAACGTAATCCAGAACTACTCACAGTTAATATATGACACTCTAAGATTACTACAGGTCAGAAAACTTGTGTCTGAATCCGTCTCCATAAGAGATATATTGATAAGGTACGATCTAGATGGAATGATATACTATCTCTCCAAAAGCAAATATCTTTCCTCACTCGACGACGCATCGAACTCATACCCACCAACTTTACAGAACATAAAGCAGCTTGTAGCATCCATGATACCCTCTATATAG
- the ASA1 gene encoding Asa1p (weakly similar to uniprot|Q06822 Saccharomyces cerevisiae YPR085C Protein required for cell viability), whose product MPFTLRYHTCGVTSLLHWNDEQDVPTLISGDEKGSILVWNLLSRKPYYKYTCRGQIVSFQQLNDLIIATSKDHTLRILKFPSTLTTKEGFPDYSLPELELIYEIPVNTLNFANTAVEQVDTNNYRLWCCNTQDSETIDIYEFDLRDSKSLKRIHRALSLYEVISGLVDPSTMKFDKLGTTMKFIIYEGIIYLGFESGFVIGLRLTQGLHIVYISSANYPEPVLDLTVGKDLGKVISSSTNSSLGLHTPNINTESHNNVSSKDVVVDDSTIHSEMVNIPINKVSHIQQVDNLLIAASWSGRTVVFDINGNKVLASILKERGQVLIDDNPYGNASLPENSTKVKISAMTCIPKFNTVNPSCTSEGTRRRWIRFYKETWCLIGYADGSIKATEVTFDNLITA is encoded by the coding sequence ATGCCATTCACGCTACGGTATCACACTTGTGGAGTGACTAGTCTACTGCATTGGAACGATGAGCAGGATGTGCCGACTTTGATTAGTGGAGATGAAAAGGGTTCTATTTTAGTTTGGAATCTGTTGAGTAGGAAGCCTTACTACAAATATACCTGCAGGGGACAAATAGTTTCATTTCAACAGCTGAACGATCTAATAATTGCAACTAGCAAAGACCATACGTTAAGGATTCTTAAGTTTCCATCGACATTGACCACGAAAGAAGGGTTCCCTGACTATTCCCTACCTGAGTTGGAATTAATATACGAAATACCGGTTAATACTTTGAACTTTGCTAACACTGCTGTAGAACAAGTGGATACGAATAACTATAGGCTATGGTGCTGTAACACGCAAGAttcagaaacaattgaCATTTATGAATTTGATCTTAGAGATTCTAAATCCTTAAAGAGAATTCATAGAGCACTATCTCTTTACGAGGTCATTTCAGGTCTCGTTGATCCATCAACAATGAAGTTTGATAAACTAGGAACTACAATGAAATTTATTATATACGAAGGAATCATATACCTTGGATTTGAATCTGGTTTTGTTATTGGGCTACGCCTTACACAGGGATTGCATATCGTATACATTTCTTCTGCTAATTATCCAGAACCTGTACTGGATTTAACGGTTGGGAAAGACCTCGGCAAAGTCATTAGCTCATCTACAAACTCTTCGCTTGGCCTTCATACACCAAATATTAATACGGAAAGTCATAACAATGTTTCTTCGAAAGATGTTGTCGTTGATGACAGCACCATCCATTCAGAGATGGTAAATATCCCAATCAACAAAGTATCCCATATCCAGCAAGTCGATAATTTATTGATAGCTGCTAGTTGGTCCGGAAGAACGGTAGTTTTTGATATAAATGGTAACAAAGTGTTAGCAAGCatattgaaggaaagagGACAAGTACTCATCGACGATAATCCATATGGAAATGCATCACTTCCAGAGAATAGCACAAAGGTCAAAATTTCTGCTATGACATGTATACCAAAATTCAATACAGTCAATCCATCTTGCACCTCGGAAGGTACAAGACGCAGGTGGATTAGATTTTACAAGGAGACATGGTGTTTGATTGGATATGCTGATGGTTCCATAAAGGCTACAGAAGTAACATTCGATAATCTCATTACTGCTTAG
- the SHE3 gene encoding She3p (some similarities with uniprot|P38272 Saccharomyces cerevisiae YBR130C SHE3 Protein that acts as an adaptor between Myo4p and the She2p-mRNA complex part of the mRNA localization machinery that restricts accumulation of certain proteins to the bud also required for cortical ER inheritance), with amino-acid sequence MKMTEAQEFLTPTKGVNSSKFNINHGHFITNLENQESPSKLGAYTPGKYSTSRVIESLHKQIDELTSTNLKMTSQCHQLVNELESSGKKQNKQLETISRLQTENMNLNAILDRKTNRMNELESSLKKQTVFNEDAAKKNLELEETVKKLSLENEKLTEQSTLYKIQYEAIVDAHQSYKQFFTNETSTLRNDLMSLKQSMTKQLESKTKEVLAIDEKIQNKLESLDSAQESFKKHASEQIEDNIKELRLDSWQSSLREAQALLKEYKSQAQAEGITIQEQPKASIPQLRNPKRKTSGQKRTSFYGTPTGFSIPSNKQTPPSSSSTQLPGLKRASSIRISSDPNRNR; translated from the coding sequence atgaagatgacggAAGCACAAGAGTTCTTGACTCCTACGAAAGGTGTGAATTCAAGcaaattcaatatcaacCATGGCCATTTTATTACGAACCTAGAGAATCAGGAGAGTCCGTCCAAGCTAGGTGCATACACACCGGGAAAATACTCTACCAGTAGAGTAATAGAATCACTACACAAGCAGATAGACGAGCTGACGAGTACGAATCTTAAAATGACGTCTCAATGCCATCAATTAGTGAATGAATTGGAATCTTCTGGgaagaaacagaataaaCAATTGGAGACCATCTCGAGACTGCAGACAGAAAATATGAACCTAAATGCAATACTAGATAGGAAAACTAATagaatgaatgaattggagagttctttgaagaaacaaactGTGTTCAATGAAGATGCagccaaaaaaaatcttGAGTTAGAAGAAACCGTTAAGAAACTATCACTCGAAAACGAAAAGCTTACGGAACAATCGACTCTGTATaaaattcaatatgaaGCTATCGTCGATGCACACCAATCTTATAAACAGTTTTTCACGAACGAAACAAGCACTTTACGAAATGATCTAATGTCTTTGAAACAATCCATGACCAAACAGTTGGAATCTAAGACGAAGGAAGTATTGGCAATCGATGAAAAGATACAAAATAAACTAGAGTCACTAGACAGTGCTCAAGAATCCTTTAAAAAACATGCATCTGAGCAAATAGAAgataatatcaaagaacTAAGGCTTGATAGTTGGCAATCTTCGTTAAGAGAAGCGCAAgctttattgaaagaatacAAATCACAAGCACAAGCAGAAGGTATTACCATTCAAGAACAACCCAAAGCGTCTATCCCACAATTAAGAAATCCCAAGAGGAAAACTAGTGGTCAAAAGAGGACAAGTTTTTATGGAACTCCTACTGGCTTCTCAATACcatcaaacaaacaaacGCCTCCATCTAGCAGTTCAACTCAATTGCCTGGCCTCAAAAGAGCTTCATCAATCAGAATATCATCAGATCCGAACCGTAATAGATAG
- the OPY1 gene encoding Opy1p (similar to uniprot|P38271 Saccharomyces cerevisiae YBR129C OPY1 Protein of unknown function overproduction blocks cell cycle arrest in the presence of mating pheromone), which translates to MGQQTFEDNEEIIYSSYLVKKPTVSKSISSTKQLAKNWTNWSVKKTKYNHKYWCVLRKTQFSYYKDESERVAEKVIPIQDILGCRAYGDNKLDIFTKGMTLRFKSPDADVIRSWVQSINELLPHLNNYGSESDLEIAESDDEQIEGEQADEHGIQKTTQVVKENKDTNSTSDIKSINNGVVEEDKKFFEFYDALKPSHLIQSGVIHAKNKRSLTGRKWKSYKCELTNRSLKLYSIKTGDCRYSVPMENVVDCIEVDSKDPLFAVITFNQRLKLKANDEDELVDWIINTKSCVMVRNSLAAHTKRS; encoded by the coding sequence atggGACAACAAACCTTCGAAGATAATGAAGAGATTATTTATTCGTCATATCTTGTAAAAAAACCCACCGTCTCGAAGTCTATTTCATCCACGAAACAATTGGCAAAGAACTGGACTAATTGGAGTGTCAAGAAGACGAAATACAATCACAAGTACTGGTGCGTCTTAAGGAAGACGCAATTCAGTTATTATAAGGATGAGTCTGAGAGGGTTGCCGAGAAAGTTATTCCGATACAAGATATTTTGGGATGCAGAGCGTACGGGGATAACAAGCTTGATATCTTCACGAAGGGGATGACTTTACGATTCAAATCTCCAGATGCAGATGTAATCCGTAGTTGGGTACAGTCCATCAACGAGTTATTACCACACTTGAACAATTATGGCTCTGAATCTGACCTTGAGATTGCAGAATCCGATGACGAACAAATTGAAGGGGAACAAGCTGATGAACATGGGATACAGAAAACAACTCAAGTcgttaaagaaaataaagatACCAATTCCACTTCTGATATAAAATCTATTAATAACGGAGTTGTCGAAGAAGACAAGAAGTTTTTCGAGTTTTATGACGCCTTAAAACCTTCGCATCTAATTCAATCCGGTGTAATACATGCCAAGAATAAAAGATCTCTAACTGGaaggaaatggaaatcCTATAAATGTGAACTTACAAATAGGTCTTTAAAACTTTATTCGATCAAGACTGGTGACTGTAGGTATTCTGTTCCAATGGAGAATGTAGTTGACTGTATTGAAGTGGACAGTAAAGATCCTTTATTCGCAGTAATCACTTTCAACCAAAGGCTAAAACTAAAAGctaatgatgaagatgaattaGTAGATTGGATCATAAATACAAAGAGTTGCGTAATGGTTAGAAACTCATTAGCAGCACACacaaaaagaagttga
- the VMA2 gene encoding H(+)-transporting V1 sector ATPase subunit B (highly similar to uniprot|P16140 Saccharomyces cerevisiae YBR127C VMA2 Vacuolar H ATPase regulatory subunit), which translates to MSTLTDKQLFDLNKKAVTEGFKIKPRLNYNTVGGVNGPLVILEKVKFPRYNEIVNLTLPDGSVRQGQVLEVRGDRAIVQVFEGTSGIDVKKTTVEFTGENLRIPVSEDALGRIFDGSGRPIDNGPKVFAEDYLDINGSAINPYARIYPEEMISTGISAIDTMNSIARGQKIPIFSASGLPHNEIAAQICRQAGLVRPTKDVHDGHEENFSIVFAAMGVNLETARFFKQDFEENGSLERTSLFLNLANDPTIERIITPRLALTTAEYLAYQTERHVLTILTDMSSYADALREVSAAREEVPGRRGYPGYMYTDLSTIYERAGRVEGRNGSITQIPILTMPNDDITHPIPDLTGYITEGQISVDRQLDNKGIYPPINVLPSLSRLMKSAIGEGMTRKDHGDVSNQLYAKYAIGRDAAAMKAVVGEEALSIEDKLSLEFLEKFEKTFIAQGAYEDRTVFESLDQAWSLLRIYPKEMLNRISPKILDEFYDRARDEDEDEDDDDEEAVSADKKPKESQSLI; encoded by the coding sequence ATGTCTACACTTACTGATAAGCAGCTGTTCGACTTGAACAAGAAGGCCGTTACTGAGGGGTTTAAGATCAAGCCACGGTTGAACTATAATACTGTTGGTGGTGTCAACGGTCCATTGGTtattttggaaaaagtgaaattcCCACGTTATAATGAAATTGTGAATTTGACACTACCAGATGGCTCAGTTAGACAAGGTCAAGTCTTGGAAGTTAGAGGTGATCGTGCCATTGTTCAAGTGTTCGAAGGTACCTCTGGTATCGATGTCAAGAAGACCACTGTGGAGTTCACGGGTGAAAATTTGAGAATCCCAGTTTCTGAAGATGCTTTGGGTAGAATCTTTGATGGTTCAGGTAGACCTATCGATAACGGTCCAAAAGTGTTTGCTGAAGATTACTTGGATATCAATGGTTCTGCTATTAACCCATACGCTCGTATTTATCCAGAGGAAATGATTTCCACTGGTATTTCTGCGATCGATACCATGAACTCCATTGCCCGTGGTCAAAAGATTCCAATTTTCTCTGCATCTGGTTTACCGCATAACGAAATTGCTGCCCAAATTTGTAGACAAGCAGGCTTGGTTAGACCAACTAAGGATGTTCATGATGGtcatgaagaaaatttcaGTATTGTTTTTGCAGCTATGGGTGTTAATTTAGAAACCGCTAGATTCTTTAAACAAgatttcgaagaaaatGGTTCCTTGGAAAGAACATCTCTTTTCTTAAATTTGGCAAACGATCCAaccattgaaagaattattaCTCCTAGATTGGCTTTGACTACTGCTGAATATTTGGCATACCAGACCGAAAGACACGTTTTGACCATTTTGACTGATATGTCCTCTTATGCTGATGCTTTGAGAGAAGTCTCTGCTGCTAGAGAAGAAGTCCCAGGTAGACGTGGTTACCCAGGTTACATGTACACAGATTTGTCCACCATCTATGAAAGAGCTGGTAGAGTGGAGGGTCGTAACGGTTCCATTACCCAAATTCCTATTTTGACAATGCCTAACGATGATATTACACATCCAATTCCAGATTTGACTGGTTATATTACAGAAGGTCAAATTTCTGTCGATCGTCAACTAGATAATAAGGGTATTTATCCACCAATCAACGTTTTGCCTTCCCTATCGAGATTAATGAAGTCTGCTATCGGTGAAGGTATGACAAGAAAGGACCACGGTGATGTTTCTAACCAATTGTACGCTAAATATGCCATTGGTAGGGATGCTGCTGCCATGAAAGCTGTGGTCGGTGAGGAAGCTTTATCCATTGAAGATAAGCtatctttggaatttttggaaaaattcgaaaagaCCTTTATTGCTCAAGGTGCCTATGAAGACAGAACTGTATTCGAATCTTTGGACCAAGCTTGGTCCCTTTTGAGAATATATCCAAAGGAAATGTTGAACAGAATTTCTCCAAAGATTTTGGACGAATTCTATGACAGAGCAagagatgaagacgaagacgaagacgacgatgatgaagaagccGTTTCCGCTGACAAGAAACCAAAGGAATCGCAGTCGTTGATTTGA
- the SRP54 gene encoding RNA-binding signal recognition particle subunit SRP54 (similar to uniprot|P20424 Saccharomyces cerevisiae YPR088C SRP54 Signal recognition particle (SRP) subunit (homolog of mammalian SRP54) contains the signal sequence-binding activity of SRP interacts with the SRP RNA and mediates binding of SRP to signal receptor contains GTPase domain), giving the protein MVLADLGKRINNAVTNAISNEQTDYETTVQSMLKEIATALLENDVNIRLVSRLRENIKNTLLSNANVNAKFTNAQTKKLIQKTVFDELCNLVDCEVTSPFQPKKRQSNVIMFVGLQGSGKTTSCTKLAVYYSKRGYKVGLVCADTFRAGAFDQLKQNAIKAKIPFYGSYTEPNPVKVAKDGVDKFKKEKFEIIIVDTSGRHQQEDSLFQEMVEISQAVKPKQTIMVLDASIGQAAEHQSKAFKESADFGSIILTKMDGHARGGGAISAVASTNTPIIFIGTGEHIHDFEKFSPKSFVSKLLGIGDIESLMERFQTVSDQDDAKNTLENIQQGKFTLLDFKNQMQTIMKMGPLSNIANMIPGMGNMLNQFSEEETSKKMKTMVYIFDSMTKKELESDGRIFIDEPSRLVRVAKGSGTTVFDIEMLLMQQQMMARMAQTTKQMGGLPTKGGMPPKAGMPSIPGMPSIPGMPNISPQMMQQAQQRMRQNPGMMNKMMSMMKGSGGGMPNMQDIMGMMQDPSMQEMAKQFSGGM; this is encoded by the coding sequence ATGGTGTTAGCTGATTTAGGAAAACGTATCAATAATGCAGTGACGAATGCGATTTCTAATGAGCAAACCGATTATGAGACTACTGTCCAATCGATGCTCAAGGAAATTGCTACTGCATTGTTAGAAAATGATGTAAACATTAGGTTGGTTTCTAGACTTCGTGAAAACATCAAGAACACTTTGTTATCCAATGCTAACGTTAATGCCAAATTTACAAACGCTCAAACGAAGAAACTAATCCAAAAGACTGTATTTGACGAACTTTGTAACTTGGTGGACTGTGAAGTGACCTCTCCATTTCAACCTAAGAAGAGACAGAGCAACGTTATCATGTTTGTTGGTTTACAAGGTTCTGGTAAGACCACTTCTTGTACAAAGCTAGCGGTGTATTACTCAAAACGTGGTTACAAAGTTGGTTTAGTTTGTGCTGATACTTTCCGTGCCGGTGCATTTGATcagttgaaacaaaatgCCATCAAGGCCAAGATTCCATTCTACGGCTCTTATACAGAACCTAATCCAGTCAAAGTTGCAAAAGATGGTGTGGACAAgttcaagaaggaaaagtttgaaattatAATCGTCGATACCTCTGGTAGACATCAACAGGAAGATTCTCTATTCCAAGAAATGGTTGAAATATCGCAAGCTGTCAAACCAAAACAGACAATTATGGTTCTTGATGCATCCATTGGTCAAGCCGCAGAACATCAATCTAAGgctttcaaagaaagtgCAGATTTCGGTTCCATTATTTTAACTAAGATGGATGGTCATGCAAGAGGTGGTGGTGCAATCTCAGCTGTAGCATCCACAAATACTCCAATTATCTTTATTGGTACTGGTGAACACATCCATgactttgaaaagttctCTCCCAAGTCGTTTGTTTCTAAGCTTCTCGGAATTGGTGACATCGAATCTTTGATGGAACGTTTCCAAACAGTATCTGACCAAGATGATGCAAAGAATACTTTAGAGAATATCCAACAGGGTAAATTCACTCTActtgatttcaagaaccaGATGCAAACAATAATGAAGATGGGTCCCCTATCAAACATCGCGAATATGATTCCTGGTATGGGGAATATGCTTAACCAATTCTCAGAAGAggaaacttcaaagaaaatgaagacAATGGtgtatatttttgattcaatgaCCAAGAAGGAACTTGAATCGGACGGTAGAatcttcatcgatgaaCCTAGTAGGTTGGTAAGAGTGGCAAAGGGTTCCGGAACAACGgtatttgatattgaaatgCTTTTAATGCAACAACAGATGATGGCAAGAATGGCGCAAACAACTAAACAAATGGGAGGACTCCCAACAAAAGGCGGAATGCCACCAAAGGCAGGTATGCCTTCTATCCCTGGTATGCCATCAATCCCTGGTATGCCAAATATCTCTCCACAAATGATGCAACAGGCTCAACAGCGTATGAGACAGAATCCTGGTATGATGAACAAGATGATGAGTATGATGAAAGGATCTGGAGGTGGTATGCCAAACATGCAAGATATCATGGGAATGATGCAAGATCCAAGTATGCAAGAAATGGCCAAGCAATTTTCTGGGGGAATGTAG
- a CDS encoding uncharacterized protein (similar to uniprot|Q06821 Saccharomyces cerevisiae YPR084W Hypothetical ORF), with product MTERPIRVVILGGSSTGKTSFASRLTVNLVHEVHYPTRKQTNWLFTFKPSSPLARFLMDRKCHARLKNRTRGEITAPLIESPELTSRLLLSPFIFNIIMQEYKYARDHNIKDDADLKRDNHVYKYLDSHDEINEKNVNLMTNSNGNIASDQHCKNSLSIDEFQKRYNLEAFRRLGYIPPSYTDISIDIIDTPGFNPDMVVPFLELSLFSNLGKPRLRGLADEPRKPVSTQPILVASGAAELNGRVDGYFLVYSLVPELNKIDALPSYTDANADSHDISPLHSASSNASNNRKNSWSEFDDGGFSLLTTIRNCFLDAWKEYRNYQKLTKDSAETDIYSLMQNLKQMWKSEVHTKENQRKKLITTLKDINLAPDAPDSPPPIIIIGTHMRHDLASPVLLQWGKDLALQWNCGFVGLDSMTDDNVDVAFAMLLREIIERDTAICKKRTKKSTLGRLL from the coding sequence ATGACTGAAAGACCTATAAGAGTGGTCATTTTAGGTGGCTCATCTACTGGCAAAACATCTTTCGCCTCAAGATTAACCGTTAATTTGGTACATGAAGTTCATTACccaacaagaaaacaaaCGAACTGGTTATTCACGTTCAAACCTTCGAGTCCTCTTGCACGATTCTTGATGGACCGGAAATGCCATGCTCGTCTCAAAAATAGGACTCGTGGTGAAATTACTGCACCATTGATTGAATCACCAGAGTTGACCTCACGTCTTTTGCTATCACCTTTCATATTCAATATTATAATGCAAGAGTATAAGTATGCTCGAGATCACAATATTAAAGACGATGCGGATCTGAAACGAGATAATCACGTATACAAATACTTGGATTCTCACGATGAgataaatgaaaagaatgtaAATTTAATGACAAACTCTAATGGGAATATAGCATCGGACCAACACTGCAAAAATTCACTTTCGATAGATGAATTCCAGAAAAGATACAATCTTGAAGCCTTCAGACGACTTGGTTACATACCTCCATCATACACTGacatttcaattgatattatAGATACACCAGGATTTAATCCAGATATGGTCGTGCCATTCTTGGAGCTTTCTCTATTCTCCAATTTGGGTAAACCAAGATTGAGAGGATTGGCAGATGAACCGCGTAAGCCCGTCTCCACGCAACCAATCCTTGTTGCATCAGGAGCAGCAGAATTAAACGGACGTGTGGATGGTTATTTTCTTGTGTACAGTCTAGTACCAGAACTAAACAAAATCGACGCATTGCCTTCTTACACTGATGCTAATGCCGACTCGCATGATATTTCACCCTTACATTCTGCTTCAAGTAATGCGTCaaataatagaaaaaaCTCCTGGTCAGAGTTCGATGATGGTGGATTCAGTCTGCTAACTACAATTAGAAACTGTTTCCTCGATGCATGGAAAGAATACAGGAACTATCAAAAGCTTACGAAAGATTCTGCAGAAACAGATATTTACAGTTTAATgcagaatttgaaacaaatgtGGAAGAGCGAAGTACACACAAAGGagaaccaaagaaaaaaactaaTAACGACATTGAAAGACATCAATTTGGCTCCTGATGCTCCTGATTCCCCACCTCCGATCATTATTATTGGTACACATATGCGTCACGATTTAGCATCCCCAGTGTTGTTGCAGTGGGGGAAAGATTTGGCTCTTCAATGGAATTGTGGGTTTGTAGGTTTGGATTCGATGACTGATGACAATGTTGACGTTGCATTCGCCATGCTATTACGTGAGATTATTGAAAGGGATACTGCCATTTGTAAGAAGCGTACAAAGAAGAGCACGCTAGGGAGGCTTCTATAG